The Macadamia integrifolia cultivar HAES 741 unplaced genomic scaffold, SCU_Mint_v3 scaffold_68A, whole genome shotgun sequence genomic sequence ATAATGGATTAAACCTTGCATTTTCCTCTATTCCCCAACTCCTCTATACATTGCCATATGTTCCATTAGTGAGTAAAACACTAGTTTAAACTAGCTCTTAGACCTCATtaatatcatttattgattaatGTAAATTCTCTATGCATGAAAGACCGTAGATTTTCATGACCGACTACAGAATAGGGGACTCAAAACCCACTGCTTCTGTTTCAACGAAAGCACCCCCAGGAGACCCTCTATGAGTCCGTCAGTTTTACTTAATTAAAATTTATCCAATAAAGTATGGATGACCATAGCTAGTCACAGAAATGTTTTCTAAGTCAAACCTCttagtttcttgggtttatccATTTAGGtccttttatgaattttttgggaatttcaATCTTACGGACATCAACATTAAGATCACATACAAGTAACATATTTAAGCTCAAATAATCTTGATTGTCATGAAAgacttattttttcttaattttctatttGAAGCTCAAGTCTTTTTCAACACCGACTATCGTAGCTTCTCCATGGTAGACCATAATCAATAATTCTTCACCATTTATCATGCCATATTTATCAAATCAGGTTCCACCTCAGTAAACGAGCCGTGAACTCGAAcgtcctaagttcaactcccactaggcacaccttgggccactcacacgggggtgcttagtgctcttcactgctttcagtgaaagttgaatggttctcattcaaccccgatatgacccagtccatgaggttgtggggtcagtatgagtcctcgggactagtcaggtcgaaggcctggatacccgtcgttagcaaaaaaaaaaacttgttatAACCAATCACACATCATATATGGTTTTCATATACTAAACACATAATAATTATAGAACATTTAGGGTTCAAAAGGGTAAGGAAATATGTTGTAAACTCTAACCAAATGTGAGAAACTCTTGGCATCTTAAATGATGTTATTAAGCTCCAATAGCTAATTTTTCTTGGAACTAAgattaagtattaaaaatgcAAGATCATTTAATACTTCCCATCATTATGAAACGAAAAatagttttgttttttaaacttgaattttttccaattaaaggaaaattgtgttTAACTCTAACGACTAGTTTAAACGGCTAGTTCGTTACCTATAAAAAGGCTTGAGCCATTCAAAACTGTAAGATATAGATCACAAAAAAGAACGAGCTCAAAAgactaaaattttgaaaaagagcaaaaaaatcTTGTGAGAGTCAAGTGTGCTTCATTGGTGTTGCTCCAGACTTATTAAGAAGTCCTTTTGCTATATTTTTTGTGTGAGTTTGAGGAATCTCATAGTTGTACTATGTGTACAAGGAAGAAATCCTTGGTTAATGGTGTAGGTACTTAATCCAGGGGACTATTATAGCTCAGGTAATTAATTCAAGGTACTGTGATTGAACTATGGAAATACTTGGCCAATGGTCCGGATGCCAATCTGAGAGACTGTGATTGGTTTTACGGCTTGATTCCTGTCATTTGGAAAGGAATCCCCACATTGGAAGAGATCCTTTGTCCGGTGGATCTAGGTAGTGGACGTAGGATCTTGGATCCAAACCACTCTACATCTCTAGTCTCTCGCTTACCTTCTTCCTGTTTGCTTCATTCATTTGAAGATAGTTAAACTTTTCTTTGATTAGTTTTCTATCATTTGCAAGTAGCTAAAACCAAAAGTCAAATAagttttttctatgaaaaaataTTCACTCTATTCACGccctattggttgttgccattCGATCCCACATACCCACTTCTCTGCACTGCTATTCGGGAAGAGTGGATTGGAAGGATGAATTTAAAGGTTGAAATAAGAATACATAAGTAAATAaagggggttgaaatcgtctgcaattccgatctcgtacaattccgtgaaatactactttcagggggtgacacgtgtattgataccaatgcaatggtccagatctggtacaactaataaaaccttaagtcatttaaatcagatctggaccattacattggtatcaatacacgtgtcaccccctgaagggggtatttcacggaattatacgagatcggaattgcagacgatttttttccaaataaagGCCAAGAGTCTACCttggagtttgggagagagatttTACATGGTAGAAGAGCTGAATCATCAAATCAGACTAGATGAACGATGAAAGGAATTTGAGAACGCTACAGAGGCCACGGCTAGAAGAACGAGAACTCGGCTCGGGCATTTCTCAAGCTAGTACGGGGAGTGACTTACCCACAAGTTTGAGGACTTTTATGAAAAAATCCATTAAATAGAGGCATTAAGCCCccattttttaagatttgtttgacACGACCGCTTTGACGGTTCAACCGGCCGGGTCAATTTTAGAACAGTTTTTTCTCATAAATATGGGTTAACAATTTAGTTAGTTTGCAATTAACGTAAATCcttaaggctccatttggttgcaaaggaaatttaaagggaaggaaaatgcaatttttcgtacttaaaagaaaatgcttatagtcattaccccatgtgatctAATgagattgtataaactacttaatttttttaaccatatgtagtaataatacattttacatgtaatttttatttacatattatagcaaagggttttggatgcaaagtaaattaaaattttataaccaaatatggaataatttgaagttCATGTTATAGTCacaatgattacatatatttctttttttaaatataaaaatttcacttcccttcgcTTTAATTCCTCTTGCAATCAAACAGAGCCTAAAGTGGACAAGTTTCATTGTAGACAAGCTGGCACTTTTCCTGCCCAAACTTATAGTAGTAACTTCTTCCCTAGGTACCTAACCTCCTAATTGAACCcaaaagaagaatttttttttttttttNNNNNNNNNNNNNNNNNNNNNNNNNNNNNNNNNNNNGAGGATTTGACTTTATTCTACTCATGATTACTGTTCCATTGACAAACTGATCCTTGAACCAGTGATGCGTTATTTATGTTTCATTAATGATATTCTTATTTCCTGCAACTTAATGCGCCGAGAAAACAAAAGGTTAAGTTAGTTATGTCTCCCATCATTAAACTAACTATACCCTTATGAACTTTTCCATTTCTATCTAACCCAAGATGGAAATGAAgaagcccatgaattttcttctctttcttctcttcctcttcttcagcCCATCTGCTGGTAGTTCAATCTATAATGTGATAAGCTTAGGGGCCAGGCCCAACATCAGGACCGACTAGGCCCATGCGTTCCTCCCAGGGCATGGGCAATGGCTTGTGGTTCGGCTAACCCAGCCACAATCTATGTACCCATGGGACAATATTATCTGGGCCAGGCCCATGTTGTTGGGGATTGCAGGAACACTGATATTACAATACAAATCGACGGAACCCTTGTTGCTCCATCGAATTATTGGTCGTCGGCAATGCCGGAACCTGGCTTATGTTGGAGGGACCATCGACGGCAAGGGAGCCGTTTGTGGGCTTGCAAAGCTTCCGGAAATATGTGCCCAGATGGAGCTATGGTATGGACTGAACTTGGGCCTAGCCCacccagcaaaaaaaaaaaaaaaaaaaaaagaggtactTAGAATGGGCCTTCGTGAAACTGTTCTATTCAAAAATCTTATGACATTTCTGATCTCTTTCCCCTTCTATGCTTATGCAGAATCTAGGCTTCACAAACTCAAAAGACATTGTTATCAATGGATTAACATCACTAAACCGTCAAATGTTTCACATTGTCATCGACCGCTGTGAAAAATATTAACATAGAAAGGGTGATAGTCATGGATCCCGGGAACAGCCCAACACCGACGGCATTCACGTAGAGATGTCAACGGAAGTAACAATTAATGGTGACAACATCAGGACTGGAGACGATTGCATCTCAATCGGTCCAGGCACCTCTAACTTGTGGATCGAAAGCATTGCCTGCGGACCCGGTCATGGCGTCAGGTGAGATAAATGGTTGTGATATTCTTACATTTTTTGCATCCGGTTTCACTGGATCACTTCAAATAGAGAGAAGACTAATGTGTAGGTGTGTGTTTGTACAGTATTGGAAGTCTTGGCAAGGATCTCAAAGAAGGATTCGGCTCCTCTATAGCGCGGGGGTGAACCATACATCCTTTAGCTCACCCTAGGATCGTGACACTTGGACTTTATTGATCCTATGGTGTGAGTGAATTAAACCTTTGGAAAACATATATGTTGACAATATACCGTATCACTTTCCTATAATTGCAACTTTtgagaatttttaaaataaaaaatagggttGAACTGTCGCGGGAACCTCTCTGCTTTTGGCGTTCATCCGGCCGTCCCTAATAGGCCGCCGGCGAGTTCTCTTTTCTCTAATAAGCTACCGGTGTTCGTCTCGCCGTCTCTAATAGGCCGCCGACGACTCCGTTGGAACTAGtaagttctctttctctttctctctcgtcttccgtcttcttcttctacttcttctctttAACTCACTCTGTTCTTATtctttctatctctttctctatgcTTGGCTATTATTCCAACGTTCATCCCGCCGTCCCTAATAGGCCGCCGGCGAGTTCTCTTTTCTCTAATAAGTTGCCGGTGTTCGTCTCGCCGTCTCTAATAGGCCGCCGACGACTCCGCTGGAACTGGtaagttctctttctctttctctctcgtcttccgtcttcttcttgtcttctcTCTAGTCGATTAGTTCTGAGAGGAACTCGTAGTCGCAGAGGTTCTTTGATTGTAATTAGTAGCTATTGATCTTCGCGGATGATTTGAATAGGTGGAGATTGCTAGTGTTTGAGAGATAGTCTAAAGAGTTTGTGTTTTTGGTTCTCTGAGGCTTTTGAGAAATGCCTCATCGAGCGACATACTTCTTCCTGAGGCAATTTCCGGTTGAAGGATATGATCCTGCTGCGTCCAAGCTACTCCTTCCGGATCATGAGAAGAAGATTCCGCAAACGAGCGTCAACACCGAAAATGACGAAAAAGCCTCTAAGCCTGTGAAGGAGGAATCGATTGGAAAGAATCTAACTGCATCGGATCTCTTCCTGGGCAAAAAGCTTAGTTTGGGAAGCAGTTTTTGGCTTTCGGTGATCGGTTGTTGGATAGGAAAGGATCAGATAGATCGATTCCCTTGAATTCGAGATCAGATAGATCGGTTGTTGGATAGGAAAGGATCAGATAGTGATGAATTTGTTGGATAAAAGTCTCAGTTCTCTATCTTTGTATTATTGATCCAATTATCTGGTTGGGCTGCAGTTTCTTTTATCAATCAAAAACCTAAATTAGAACCCTTCTGAAGACtaaagttgggttgggctggttCAGTCTGGTAGTATTTATTGCAGAACACACATTGAGGATCCATCTCGAGTTCCTCCAACATGTGAGAGGTCCATTCGATCATGGAAGAAGAAACTGTCATTTTTGCTGCTAGCTTTGCAAGTCAATCCACAATTAGATTGGATTCTTTGAAACAATGAGAGATTTTTCACTCGATCAGTTGATatgatctttttcctttttgtgcaGAACTATGGTTCATTTTTTGACTTGGCACCAAATGGAATAGTTGGTGGTCCAGTTCAATTGATCGGAAGTGGTAATGTTACTAAGGATCTATCATTAAATGAATGGTCTTATAAGGTACTATCACTAATTGATAATTTGGAATAATAATCTGAAAAATATTTTGTACCAGTGGTTCTAAATCACATGATCTAACTTCCCAATATTTCTAATGTTCTTTGGTTGCAGATTGGATTAAACGGTGAGAAAAAGCAATTCTATGACAATAATTTgtcacataaaaataaatggaCACATGAGCTAAATAACCAAACTGCTTAATCTGTTAATACTTAGATTCTTAAGGCTGACTGCTTTCAGTATCATTCTAGATACTGacttcttctacttctctctAACTCACTCTGTTAttctctttctatctctttctctgtgCTTGACTGTTATATTTGGATTAAACTGACATGGTTTATGTAGGTTggtgagtctttagctcaataaGGAAGAGCACCTGGGTTTGTTCCCAGACGatgatggttcgaatccatcaaggCTCTCATGTTAAATAGAATTGCAGATATTGTGAATTGGGAGGTTGCACTCTCTTGTGTAGCTATCTGGTTATTGTATACCAAATGGTTTCCAtagaatattttccaatatgAATTCTTACTAATTTGAGATCAAGTACTGAAAGCATGAGGGGGAAAAAAGGTCTGACGTTCTGAAATATACTCttactattatatatatatatatatatatatttttttttttttttttgtggaaactCTTACTATTTTATGTTACCCCCAAGAATGGTCAAAactgttgggaaacatgtccacactccttgctatgttttggtgttaacaaacaaacatacatctttaacttgattgttaaagtgtgattagcttgaagaaacccttagaagatcgaaggtcgaatcaagacatgaagctaagcttaaagacatgaaacagcaaacaagaaggaaagaagatgaagggccaaagaatggaagattcgagtgaaaaagaagaccactaggatagattagtaatttttaatgtaatttgtaatttccacatacttatatgcactcacctcatgcatgtgcattgcatcatattagaatgaccatagagcatgccttgactaggtatggaaagtctctaagtggtgtggaacacactgtaacctaactcaagggtattttagggaatcttaaatttagtatcaggagacgaaaccttcatagaagttgtaggaaattgagttgtgattccaacgcaactgatctcaagtcaatccaaggttggacctctgttagttaaaacgggaacggcaaaaaaacattgttcggtacggacatgttttaaacggatcaaaacgtgaacgggacggtcaaaaatacggtcaaatacgaaaaaaaggggaaaaaataaaaaaaagacggTACGtattttaaacgtttatatttaaataatacggtgtaaaaaaaagggcaatatatagacataaattgacataataattctctaaatacctggataacaatcaaaataaatatagataatatccatatttcaattcaaattctaaACCTAGTATGTCATGAAATAACATCAAAAATATATCCATCCAAAGATTAATATAAGATCCAAAATACACcattcaaatatccaaaatacatcatttaaatatccaaaatcatCATCCAAACTACATAATCCAAAATGTATCATCCAAATTACATCAtcccatttcattaaaaaaaaaagcacgaGTGTATCATAATATAGAATTAGGTTGATCATGAATAGGTTCAACATATGTCTCTTCAAGTCTCTCTGTCTCCAACTCAATGTTTACATCAGGCAAATCACCAAGTTTCTCTAGGTCAATAGGTTTTGTATCCTGGATTACTCGGCTTTCAtacttctccttcatcaaagaATTCATTTTAATGTATACCAAATCTTCTAACATTTCTGGAGTTAACCTgttcctcttctttgtttgtgCAGCGTCCCAAGCACTCCAATTCCTCTCGCAAGGAGAGAAACTACAAGGTTGGCTTAAGATTCTACAAGCAACCTTCTGAACCACAGGAAGACAACCACCCATATATTCCCACCAAATCCTTACAAATTAACACAAGTAAATACATATCAAATTAACACAAGTAAACACATATAAGGATGATatacaaatagaaatataaacttaATTAACTAACAGACTTACTTGGATGGTTAGTTTTCATTAAAGACTTTCCTGTGATATTGAACAAATTTGGGTTCCTCATTCGATATTCAACCATTTCTGCAGTGAATTGCTCATGATCTTCTAGAGGAACCATGATTGCCACAAtacattcttgagcttgcaCAAATGTATTTGTCTCAATAAAAAGTCCAACATCAAACAAATTATTAGGATTTAAAGCTGCAGCAAGCACATGAACAGGATGAATTATATTCTTTTCCACCCTTGTATCAAACAAATCCAATATGGTAAAGTACTTTACTCCATCACTCTCCTTTAACTtcctcaatttttcttttgccatAACAATTGCTTCATACAAGTAACATGCAGTGGGACCATCTGAATCAACAAGGCGAAGAATCCTAATGAGAGGATCCATAAAAGCAATAACCTCCTTTGCCTGTTCCCAGTTTATATCAGATTGAATTATGCTGACAGTCTTTAATGCTATTTCAACTCTATTGCAATGGAAGCCTCTCCATTCAGATGATGCAACCAATAGCCTTAACTCATTCTCAACTACAATAAGAGATTGGAGCATTAAAAAATTAGTAGCAAACCTTGTCTTGCAAGGCTGCTTAATCTCTTTGGCATTTGTGAATTCCCTCATTAAGGCTATAATAGCTGTGTGCCTGTGCATATAATCCACTACATGTTTACCATCATCAATAATTTCCCTCACCCATCTAACATGCTTATGGATATCCTTTAAAAGCAAATTAATCCCATGTGCAGCACAATTTGTCCGATACATGTGAGACCATTTTCCAATCAACATATCACCACAACAATTATAGTTAGCACCATTATCTGAAACAAATTGCACAACATGTTGTGGTCCAAGCATTTCAATAACATTAGATATTTCTCTAAAAAGATATCCAGCAGTAATACTATTTGAACCACAATCAATACACTTCAGGAATACAGCCCCACCAGGAGAATAAGCTATCACATTGACCCAAGACCTCTTCTTTAGGTCAGTCCAAGAATCAGACATTATTGTGCAACCTGTGTCACCCCATGTTGACTTTATGTTGCTCACATATTCCATGATCTCTACCTTAGCTTCAGGAATCAAACGGGTACGAAGAGTAGAGTAACTAGGAATAACAAAACCCTGACCATAGGCACAAGCACCTTTCATCATTTGAATAAAAGATTCTGTCTGAAtaacattgaaagaaatgttattCTTAACAAAAAATTCTCCTATCATCTTTTCTAATGACTTCTTGTCTTGTTTAGCAGCCAACTCTACCATTGTGGTTTGATGAATGCTCCTAGCAAGAGAACTTGTGGAGC encodes the following:
- the LOC122071739 gene encoding uncharacterized protein LOC122071739; the encoded protein is MVRKKDKFWEHVQQLGPSHFKCNYCELDYSGSVTRVKAHLACLTGHDVQICPKVPDHVQAEASAEMNLSASKKKRTNETLESGIGSTSSLARSIHQTTMVELAAKQDKKSLEKMIGEFFVKNNISFNVIQTESFIQMMKGACAYGQGFVIPSYSTLRTRLIPEAKVEIMEYVSNIKSTWGDTGCTIMSDSWTDLKKRSWVNVIAYSPGGAVFLKCIDCGSNSITAGYLFREISNVIEMLGPQHVVQFVSDNGANYNCCGDMLIGKWSHMYRTNCAAHGINLLLKDIHKHVRWVREIIDDGKHVVDYMHRHTAIIALMREFTNAKEIKQPCKTRFATNFLMLQSLIVVENELRLLVASSEWRGFHCNRVEIALKTVSIIQSDINWEQAKEVIAFMDPLIRILRLVDSDGPTACYLYEAIVMAKEKLRKLKESDGVKYFTILDLFDTRVEKNIIHPVHVLAAALNPNNLFDVGLFIETNTFVQAQECIVAIMVPLEDHEQFTAEMVEYRMRNPNLFNITGKSLMKTNHPSKSVS